Proteins encoded together in one Solanum lycopersicum chromosome 7, SLM_r2.1 window:
- the LOC138337307 gene encoding uncharacterized protein, with amino-acid sequence MGAKDTEKAELDSYQLKDVAQTWEMREAKVEEFINLKQGSITVREYSLKFVKLSRYAISLVSNSRDEMSRFLTGITRYLEEECQSAMLHDNMDLSMLMVHVQQVENNQKRRGVRNARRPEPSNQAGPTKGVNRNNFGVREQPRFKKGQQSSRNSNFQRSAAPRGGRPSSRRVMEVM; translated from the exons ATGGGGGCCAAAGATACTGAGAAGGCTGAGCTGGATTCGTAtcagctcaaggatgttgcgCAGACTTG GGAGATGAGAGAAGCTAAGGTTGAGGAATTTATAAACCTGAAGCAAGGATCGATAactgtcagggagtattccctgaagtttgttaaGTTGTCCAGGTATGCCATTTCCCTTGTATCTAACAGCAGGGATGAAATGAGCAGGTTTCTCACAGGGATCACCAGATATCTTGAGGAGGAGTGTCAATCTGCGATGCTCCAcgataacatggacctctccATGCTGATGGTGCATGTTCAGCAAGTAGAGAACAACCAGAAGAGGAGGGGCGTTCGTAATGCTAGGAGGCCTGAGCCTTCTAATCAAGCAGGTCCTACCAAAGGAGTAAATAGGAACAACTTTGGTGTTCGTGAAcaacctaggttcaaaaagGGGCAACAGAGTTCTAGGAACTCTAACTTCCAGAGGAGTGCAGCACCAAGAGGAGGCAGACCGAGCTCAAGAAGGGTAATGGAGGTGATGTGA